ATCTTGAAACAAAACGCAAGCTTTTAACAGCTATTTTTAGAAATGATAGATTTTGCAATGGAGCTTTAGAAAGTTCTTTGAATTCTGGAGTAATTATTAATATATTAAAGAGTATCTAATGTTGCTTAGAACGCAATAAACTTAAAGCAATCTTACTACTTAAACATTTGTTTTTAAGCACAAAAAAAAGGAACTCAAATTGAGTTCCTTTTTTTTAATACTATTAATAATTTTTAATTATTGTCTTTTTCTTCATCCTCTTTAGAGGTTTTATTCCAAATTTTAATTTCATCATCTTTGGTAACTCCTTCTAAAATCTCCACATTTACACCGTCTGAAGTACCTAATTTAACATCTTTCTTATCAAATTTTCCTTCGGCATTTTTAATTTCTACAAATGGTAATTCTGTTTTTCTATCAAATTGCAATAAAGATTCTTTAATAGATAAAACACTGTCTTTTCTTTCTAAAACAATTTCTGCATTTGCGCTATACCCCGCTCTAATAAAATGCTCATCATCTAAAGAAACATCTGCTTTTATTTTAAATTGAACTGCTCCTGCTTCTTCTGTTCCTTTTGGTGCAATAAAGTTTAAAACTGCTGGGAATTTCTTGTTTTCTATAGCACCTAAAGAGATTTCTATTTCTGTACCTTTTACTAATTTACCAACTTCAGACTCATCAACTTTACCTTCAAAAATCATTTTAGTCATATCTGCAATGGTAGCAATTGTTGTACCTGCACTAAAACCATTTGTTTCTACAACTTGATACCCTTTTTTAACAGGGATTTCTACTACCATACCAGAAGTTGTTGCTCTAATATTTGTATTTGCCCCAGAAGAACCTGCAGATCCTTTTTTAATTA
The nucleotide sequence above comes from Polaribacter butkevichii. Encoded proteins:
- a CDS encoding efflux RND transporter periplasmic adaptor subunit, which produces MKKVIIFGGIAVALIAVLIWFGKKNSASPIEYKTEKPFKATIVKKSVATGKVTPLEEVEIKPQIAGIIDKIVVEEGAIVKAGDLLATVRVVPNEQSLTSAKGRINSVQIQLNNTKIQYDRNKKLFEKGVISRQEFETLELSYNQAKNDLRNAQNDYQIIKKGSAGSSGANTNIRATTSGMVVEIPVKKGYQVVETNGFSAGTTIATIADMTKMIFEGKVDESEVGKLVKGTEIEISLGAIENKKFPAVLNFIAPKGTEEAGAVQFKIKADVSLDDEHFIRAGYSANAEIVLERKDSVLSIKESLLQFDRKTELPFVEIKNAEGKFDKKDVKLGTSDGVNVEILEGVTKDDEIKIWNKTSKEDEEKDNN